The window ATCGTGGTGGGCTATGAGGCGATCCGGGCATGGGTGGAAAATTCGGGTCGCAGATCGCGAAACGGGTCCGGGCTGCGCGACCGCGGCTCACCGACATCCGCCGCCTGCTCATCGTCGGCGCCATGAGCGTGATCCGCTGGGTGGTTCGCAAGGGCGGAAGCCCGAACCGCTGGCTGGCCGCGCTGGTAGCACACAAGCCGAGGATGGTCGCGGCGGTGGCGCTGGCGAACAAGATGGCGCGCATGATCCGGGCCGTGACGAAAAAGCAGGAAGACTATCGAATGGCGCGACCTCAGTCCCGAGGAAGGGCGTAGGCACGACAGGGCCGCAAGGCCAGGGCGATCGACGAGGAGTAGGCGACACGGACTTCGAAGTTCAAGGCAGGGACATTCAGACCCGGGGCTCGAGCCCTTGCAGCTCTCTGAGCCGATGTGAACCCAGTCTTCCGAACAGCATACCGGCCCGGGCGTCATGGAAGCCCACGTTCAGGGGCCTGACACAGGTCCGATCGAAGACCCTGCCGAAAGAGCGAAGATGGTGCTTGCCAAACAGGGGGCATCCACGCACGTCCCTCCGTTCCGATTGCGCAAACTTGGAAGCTGCCCTGCGCCAGGTCGATTGCCAGCATGCTGATCGTCGTCTTCATTGATATGCTCTCCGTTCGGCTCCAATGGAACCATCATGGCATATGAGATGCCGCTGGGTGGGGGCATCCACCGCATCAGATCAGGGATCTGGTGCCGAGTTACAGGTCGAGCGCTATGCGAATTCGATAGGGCTGGACCGGCAAGAGCTTCACCGAGCTCCCAAGTCTTTTGGTGAGCGCGCGGGCTATGACCTGCAGTGACTGATGCCTGGTGAAGTCCAGCCACCGCCTGTTGATGACAGCCACTTTCAGGGACAGGATCTTTTCTGATCGGCAGAACGCTTGGAAGCGTTTCCCGCCATCAAGGCCCGATCACCTCGCGCACCGACGGCACGCGGCAGCAGGGAATCAGGCTGCTCAGAGCGCGGTTACACATGAAGTTACGACTAAGTAATTGTTTATGATAATTTTTTTGTTTACAGCGACATAGCGTGTGTAACGGGGGAAAATAAGTAAATGCGACAGCCCGAGAGCTGATCTAGGTGAGCTATTTGCGATAATCTGCGGAAGGTATTCCATAACACAGATTACTAGATTAATAGATGTAGCCGGGGCACATTCTAGATTGGGTTGCGACAATTCCCCTATCTTGCTGGAAAGCAAGGAGAATGGAAGATGGCCCACATAGAGCTGGATTTGCGAGAACGGCGCACAATTGAGGATATGCTGAACGCAAAGACGCCCGTGAGCAAGATCGCGGCTTCGCTCGGCAGGCATCGCTCTACTGTCTACCGGGAAATCAAGCGCAACCGCTTTGAAGATAATGAACTGCCATATCTGAACGGCTACTACGGTGTGAACGCGCAGCGAACCGCGGCCGCCAGACGCATGCGCCGCCGCAAACTCGTGCGATTGAAAGAACTGCGCAAAGCAGTGATCACCCAATTGAAGGAAGGCTGGTCACCAGAGCAGATTGCCGGCCGTCTTTGGTTTGAAGGCCAACCGGTGCGCGTGAGCCACGAGACCATTTACGCTTACGTCTATGGCCCCGATGGCCAATCCGAAGAACTGGCGCGCCACCTGCCGAGCCGGCGCAAGAAACGGCAGCCGCGCCATGCGCGCAGGCCGCGCGGCCTTGTTTTCCCGCCGGAGCGCTCCATTCATCAGCGCCCGAAGCACGTGAAGTCCCGCGAGACATTCGGTGAATGGGAAGGCGATCTGATGATTTTCGAACGCGCCCAGGGCAATGCCAACGTGGCCACGCTTGTAGAGCGAAAGACGCGGTTTGCCGTCTTGTTCAGAAACCAGGACCGGAGCACCACACACCTGATGAACCGGCTGATGGACGTCATGGAACCCCTGCCCCAGCCGGCGCGGAGCTCCATCACTTTCGACAGAGGGATCGAGTTCCGGAACTGGCGCAAGCTCAAGCCTGGGATCGGAACGGAAGCGTGGTTCTGCGATCCCCAAGCGCCCTGGCAGAAAGGATCCGTCGAGAACCTCAACAAGCGGACCCGCCGCTATCTGCCACGGGATACGCCTGTGGCCGCGCTCTCAAATCGCTCAATGAAGGCGATTTGCGACCGCTTGAACGGCACACCCAGAAAATGCCTCGGATGGCGCAGACCGGCTGAAGCCTTCAGGGACGAACTCATGAAGCCAGGATAGAAGGAAGCGTCGCAACGACCCTTGAGCCTCCACGCAAAGCTAAAATGTCATCCATGAGCAATTCAGAAGTGTCACTCTCGCCTACGATGATAGCAGGCAGAAGGATCGGGCATGGGATGGGTGATGATGAGCAAGCGCGAGCTGAATCGTGTGGAAGTTCTGGCGCAGGTCGGTGATGGCCGGCTGACGGTAGACAACGCGGCGCCCCTGTTGGATCTGACGCGGCGCCAGATATTCAGGCTGCTGAAGCGATATTGATTGGGTGGTGCGGCGGCGATCCGGCACAAAGCGCGTGGCAAGCCTGCGAACAACCGGATTCACAAGGCGAAGTGCGACTGTGCCCTGGCGTTGATAAAAGAAGTCTATGTGGATTTCGGGCAGACGCTGGCTTCGGAAAAGCTGGCGGAACATCACGGGTTCATGGTGTCCCTTGAGACGCTGCGCAAATGGATGATTGAAGACGGCATCTGGCTGTCCCGTAAACAGCGCCGGACGTTCCACCAGCCGCGTGTGCGCCGGGAATGCTATGGCGAGTTGATCCAGATCGACGGCTCCGATCACCGCCGGTTCGAGGATCGGAGCCGTCCCTGCTTCTTGAAATGCGCGGTGCAGCCGACGGCGCAGGCCTCCTGCCCGGCATACAGGTGGATGAACCCCGGAATGTCACCGGTCTGGAACTCCACATGCAGGCGGTCTTCAAAGGTCCGTATCAGGCTCATACGGTAGTACGCCGTCGTCAGCATCTCGTGCGAATAAGGCATCATTCACTTCCTCCATAAGTGTTTTGTTGGCGACGGCCGGGCCGCCACGCGGTGCATGGGTTCAACGGAAAAAAACCGTTGTCGGCCGCGTATGTGGCCCCTCGTCGGGAAGTCGGTGCATCGGATTCCGCGCCGCGCTCCTCCCAGTTCTTGGGGATCCGATGTTGTGTTGAGAGAAAGCCTAGAAGTGATCTTCCTACGGAGAAATAGGGAGAACCCCCTAGGCCACACAGATTGAGGCAGAGCCCAATTCAGGGCAACGCGACACCTGTCAACGGCGGGTCTGGGCGAAAAACCACAATGCCGCCGCAAGGCCAAAGCTGCGCAGTCTGACAGGCTTTGCGGCAATTGCGGGCCGGGCCTTACCGGGAGGCCGCAGGAAGCGCATTTGCGCGGCGAGCACCGCACTGTTCCAGCTATCCTCGGGCAACAATGCCAGCAGGCGGGTTGCTTCCTCATGCAGATCCCATGCCAGCCCTGCCGGCAGACCATCCAGCATGTTCTCATGTGGCGTGTCGCGTGGTGGCACAGGAATAACCGCCGCCATCAGTCAGCCGAGATGATGCCTCAGCCGGGACCGCCCGATTCCCAACTGCCGCGCGGCCGAACTCTGGTTCAACCCGCGCCGTCCGAAATAGTCCTGCGCAATCGACTGTGGCAGGCGTGCCGCGCAAGCCCGGCATCCACAAATGCCTGGTAAGCCTCAAAGGCCTCGCTGTGCATCACCAGATCCGATGACCCCAACTTTGCATAGCGCCCCCGACGCTCGGGAAGCTGCGATATCAGATGGATCGAGGACATCTGCATGGCAAACAAACTGTATCAAGACAACAGATCAACTTCGAAATGTTCAGGCCCTCACAGCCCAAATTTGAAGCACAGATACAGAAAAACAATGAGTTAAAGCTAAGAGTAGCGGCTAGATCCCAGTGTTTTATGCATTTCTGCGACGCCGAGACTGACGCTCAGTTGAGCCATTTTTGACCGGGATCCAACACGCGGATACAAGGGAACAAAGAAATGCGTTCGGCTGGCAGCAGGGCAGCGCCGGTCGCGAGGAGTGTGAATGGACAACAATCCGACTACGGGACAATGCCTCTGCGGCGCAGTGAAATTCCGCATATCTGGAGAGTTCGAGCGCTTTTTCCTGTGCCACTGCTCCCGCTGCCGCAAGGATAGCGGTTCGGCCCATTCGGCAAACCTGTTTTCGTCCACAGCCAAACTCATCTGGGTTTCAGGCGAGGCATACATCAAGACGTTTCGTCTCCCTGGATCACGCCACATGAAAAGCTTTTGCTCCGACTGCGGATCTGCACTGCCTGTTTCCCAGCCGGAGATTGGTTTGCTTGTGGTGCCCGCAGGGTCGCTTGACAGTCAGTTCGACATACAACCCAACGCGCATATCTGCTGTTCCAGTCGCGCGAACTGGGACAACGACCTGACCTCCATCGAAAGGATCGACGGGCTTCCTGCATAGCTCGATGTCTTCACCGGCGGCGCCCACCTGCTGACCCTGCCCAGGGAGCGGGCCAAGGCGAACGGCAAGCATGACCAGATCGTAAACCATCACCATGTCATCCATTCACGGCGCAGAAAGCCCATGGCCCTTCTGCATCTAGTTTACCGCGACAAGCTCTTCCCGCGCCAGGAGTATCAGCGTGCCTTTGAGGGCTCATCGACCGGCTGCCCGAACGGCAGGCCTGCAAGATCACCGTCGAGTTGCTTGCCCTGACGCATGAGTGCAACTGCGAGCGAGCGCTGGCGGCGGAACTGGCCAAGGTGCTCGAGGCTGACGGTCTTCCCGATCTTGCTGCCCTGCGAAGGCAATTCGCCCCGGATCCGGCCTGTTTGCCGACCGTCACCGTGCAATCCGTGTCCCTGGACAGCTATGAGGCCCTCGTCAAAACGGCGGATGCTGCAGGAGTACCGACATGACGAGCTCCCATACCGTCGATGAGGCCCGCCTCAGCATCATGCTGAACGACCTGCGGTTGCCCACCATCAAGACCCTGTGGCCGCAGTTTGCCGAACAGGCCGACCGCGCCCACCGCAGGATCACCCGCCATCTTGCCCAAGCGCACCTGCCGCCCGGCAAGACGATGGACAGCTTCGACGCCGTTCCAATGATCTCGAAAGCACAGGTCGAAGAGCTGCGCTTGGCCACGGCTGATCGCCTGGCCAACTGCATCGCGCTCTGCTGCGTCGTGGCCTGGCGCGTGTCATGGCTGACAATGCTCAGCCGTGAGGCACCAGTCGCAAACCCTGCTGCGGTCTTCACGGATGACGAGCGCCACCCGCTTGAACACGCAACGCCGGACAGAAAGCGCATGGCAACACATGACCTGGAGTTCTATGTCAAGGCCGTCGCGCGCCTCGGAGGCTATCTCGACCGCGCCTCCGATCCGCCACCGGGAACAACCGTCATATGGCGCGGCCTCGCCCAACTCGCCGATCTTGTTGAGGGGGCCCGCATTGTAGGACGTTAACCACCGGGGACTTGTGGGTAACTGCAAGGCCAATCGAACGGTTACGGTCTATTGGTAGAGAAATGATATCAACCAACCCGATCCGCAGGTGCAACGAGTAGCTTAAATTACGCCAGATCCTGTCCAACAGATGGGGAGTAGCTCATCGCACGATCAAACCATGGGATCAAAAACCTATCCCATCCGCTCGCTGGAGAAAGACCCGGGCGAGGCCGGGAAGACAACGGTCTTGTTGCCGTTCAGGAACACGCGATGATGGGCATGGGCGTGGATGGCACGCGCCAGCACCTGGCTTTCGACATCGCGGCCAAGACTGACGTAATCCGAGGCGCTCTGGGCATGGGTCACGCGCACGATGTCCTGTTCGATGATCGGGCCTTCGTCCAGGTCGGCGGTCACGTAGTGGCTTGTCGCGCCGATCAGCTTCACACCGCGCTCATAGGCCTGCTTGTAGGGGTTCGCGCCCTTGAAGCTGGGCAGGAAGGAATGGTGGATATTGATGATCCGGCCCGACATCTTCTGGCACATCTCATCCGAGAGGATCTGCATGTAGCGTGCCAGAACGATCAGCTCGGCCTCTGTATCCTCGACCACCTTCATGATCGCGGCCTCTGCCTGGGGCTTGTTTTCCTTGGTCACCTTGATGCAGTGGAAGGGAATATCGGCATTCACCACCACCTTCTGGTAATCCATATGGTTGGAAATCACCGCGACGATTTCCACCGGCAGCGCACCGATCTTAACCCGGTACAGAAGGTCGTTCAGGCAATGCCCGAAACGGCTGACCATGATCACCACGCGCATCTTGCGGGCCTCGTCATGGAACTGGAAGGTCATCGCGAATTTCGCCGAAACGGCTTCAAATGCCTGCGACAGGCTGGCCAGATCGGTCTCTTCTTCCAGCACGAAGCTGACGCGCATGAAGAATTGCCCGGTTTCCTGATCGTCGAACTGGCTGCTGTCGGTGATATTGCAGCCATGATCGGCCAGAAAAGAGGAAATCGCAGCCACGATCCCGCGTTGCGAGGGGCAGGTGACAGTTAGGCAGTATGTGGTCATGAGGGTCCAGTCATTCGGAAAATTCGAAGTGTCGCGCAGGCTATAATCTGCCAATCCAGCTTGTCATTGAACGGCGCCAAGACTGGCGCGTTCGAGGTAATCGACCACCATATTCGCATAGCTTGCATCGACCCCGATCTCGAATCCACGTTCCATGCGGGAAATCAACGTTTTGACGCCAAAGGCGGTGCTGAAGCTGGTGAAGGCTTGATCAAATCTGGTGGAGTGCAGATCCAGCGGACAGGCGATGGACATGATTTGTTCCGCGTCAGGACCTTCGATGGTAAAGAAAACCAGACTGTCCGAAATTTGCACAATGCTGATTTCCGAAGGTGCCCTGTCGGGCA of the Paracoccus seriniphilus genome contains:
- a CDS encoding IS30 family transposase; amino-acid sequence: MAHIELDLRERRTIEDMLNAKTPVSKIAASLGRHRSTVYREIKRNRFEDNELPYLNGYYGVNAQRTAAARRMRRRKLVRLKELRKAVITQLKEGWSPEQIAGRLWFEGQPVRVSHETIYAYVYGPDGQSEELARHLPSRRKKRQPRHARRPRGLVFPPERSIHQRPKHVKSRETFGEWEGDLMIFERAQGNANVATLVERKTRFAVLFRNQDRSTTHLMNRLMDVMEPLPQPARSSITFDRGIEFRNWRKLKPGIGTEAWFCDPQAPWQKGSVENLNKRTRRYLPRDTPVAALSNRSMKAICDRLNGTPRKCLGWRRPAEAFRDELMKPG
- a CDS encoding thiamine pyrophosphate-dependent enzyme, translated to MMPYSHEMLTTAYYRMSLIRTFEDRLHVEFQTGDIPGFIHLYAGQEACAVGCTAHFKKQGRLRSSNRR
- a CDS encoding GFA family protein; amino-acid sequence: MDNNPTTGQCLCGAVKFRISGEFERFFLCHCSRCRKDSGSAHSANLFSSTAKLIWVSGEAYIKTFRLPGSRHMKSFCSDCGSALPVSQPEIGLLVVPAGSLDSQFDIQPNAHICCSSRANWDNDLTSIERIDGLPA
- a CDS encoding IS4 family transposase: MISKAQVEELRLATADRLANCIALCCVVAWRVSWLTMLSREAPVANPAAVFTDDERHPLEHATPDRKRMATHDLEFYVKAVARLGGYLDRASDPPPGTTVIWRGLAQLADLVEGARIVGR
- the purU gene encoding formyltetrahydrofolate deformylase, which gives rise to MTTYCLTVTCPSQRGIVAAISSFLADHGCNITDSSQFDDQETGQFFMRVSFVLEEETDLASLSQAFEAVSAKFAMTFQFHDEARKMRVVIMVSRFGHCLNDLLYRVKIGALPVEIVAVISNHMDYQKVVVNADIPFHCIKVTKENKPQAEAAIMKVVEDTEAELIVLARYMQILSDEMCQKMSGRIINIHHSFLPSFKGANPYKQAYERGVKLIGATSHYVTADLDEGPIIEQDIVRVTHAQSASDYVSLGRDVESQVLARAIHAHAHHRVFLNGNKTVVFPASPGSFSSERMG